The following proteins are encoded in a genomic region of Bufo bufo chromosome 11, aBufBuf1.1, whole genome shotgun sequence:
- the LOC120982204 gene encoding dnaJ homolog subfamily A member 1-like, with the protein MVKETAYYDILGVPPAASSDEIKRAFRRLALKYHPDKNPNSGEKFKQISKAYEILSDSRQRVLYDSGGESALRDGGGSGHHGSPMDIFNVFFGGSRSQPRGDRKGKTVTHHLPVSLEDLYNGATRKLSLQKNVVCPKCKGCGARPGAAIQCSKCGGSGIERHILAQMPGLVHSLQKTCSECHGKGENIQSRDRCRVCSGRKVIREKKILTVHLDKGMKSRHKLIFQGEGDQSPGLHPGDVIIALVQKEHQLFQRKGDDLIMSMEIGLADALCACRQKVQTLDGRTILVTSQPGKVIRPGDIRCIPKEGMPVYQAPFEKGNLIIHFKVKFPDPGWLPVENLNQLQELFPSRPRPFLPEDTEEVTLSNYDPHEDHKHQGRKEAYEEDRNESYHHPMQCQTC; encoded by the exons ATGGTGAAGGAAACGGCATATTATGACATTCTGGGGGTCCCTCCCGCCGCTTCCTCCGATGAGATAAAGCGGGCGTTCCGGCGCCTGGCGTTGAAGTATCACCCGGACAAGAACCCCAATTCTGGCGAAAAG TTCAAACAGATTTCCAAAGCCTACGAGATTCTGTCAGATTCCCGCCAGAGAGTCCTGTACGACAGCGGGGGTGAGTCGGCGCTGAGAGACGGTGGTGGGAGTGGACATCACGGCTCCCCCATGGACATATTCAACGTCTTCTTTGGCGGCTCCAGAAGTCAACCCCGGGGGGACAGGAAAG GGAAGACGGTCACCCACCATCTCCCGGTCTCCTTGGAGGATCTGTACAACGGGGCCACGCGGAAGCTGTCCCTCCAGAAGAACGTTGTCTGCCCAAAGTGTAAAG GCTGCGGAGCCCGGCCTGGGGCAGCGATTCAGTGCTCCAAGTGTGGCGGGAGCGGCATAGAAAGACACATCCTGGCGCAAATGCCCGGGCTGGTGCACTCCCTGCAGAAAACGTGCTCCGAGTGCCACGGGAAAGGCGAGAACATCCAGTCGCGAGATCGCTGCCGCGTTTGCAGTGGCAGGAAGGTGATCAGGGAGAAGAAGATCTTAACCGTGCACCTAGACAAAG GTATGAAGAGCAGACATAAGCTGATCTTTCAAGGGGAGGGAGACCAGTCGCCAGGCCTTCACCCCGGAGACGTCATCATCGCCCTGGTGCAGAAGGAGCACCAGCTTTTTCAGAGGAAGGGTGACGATCTTATAATGAGCATGGAGATCGGGTTGGCAGACGCCCTGTGTGCCTGCAGGCAGAAGGTCCAGACTCTGGATGGAAGGACGATCCTGGTCACGTCTCAGCCGG GTAAAGTGATCCGACCCGGGGACATCAGGTGTATTCCTAAAGAAGGAATGCCCGTGTATCAAGCCCCGTTCGAGAAGGGGAATCTCATCATCCACTTCAAG GTGAAGTTCCCCGATCCCGGCTGGCTTCCTGTAGAAAACCTCAACCAGCTACAAGAATTATTTCCATCCAGACCTCGGCCATTTCTCCCAGAAGACACAGAGGAGGTGACCTTGTCCAACTACGACCCTCATGAAGACCACAAACATCAAGGCAGAAAAGAAGCCTACGAGGAAGACCGAAATGAGTCTTACCATCATCCAATGCAATGCCAAACCTGCTAG